One region of Oryzias latipes chromosome 6, ASM223467v1 genomic DNA includes:
- the LOC101161884 gene encoding high-affinity choline transporter 1-like, translating to MAVDIPGLVSVVIFYVCILAIGVWGSHKAKKVEKTCPGSKSDVSIIGGRNISVLVGIFTMTATWVGGGYILGTAEAVYSPNQGLIWAMGPPAYFLNFFLGGLFFAKPMRSKRYVTMLDPFQNRYGNTFTAVLLVPAIISDILWVSCVLAALGGTMSVILGLSSTISIIISAAVSIIYTFLGGLYSVAYTDIIQLCFIFVSLWLCIPFLVLSPAVGSISQTLPLNQTVGHSWVGHLELEDAGKWVDQMLLMVLGGLSYQALYQRILSAASSVQAQITCFAAAGAVFLMGIPSVVIGILAVSADWNQTDYGLPPPFERGDSGKILPLALQQLTPTWVSVLGIGSVAAAVMSSMDSALLSSASLFTKNIYKTTLRRSASERELQWVIKVSVLIVGLAGMGLAFGGTSVLALWLMSGDLLYCVIFPQLVCVLHFPYTNIYGAISGFLSGFLLRLLSGEPLLAIPAALLYPGWKEENGIISQRFPYRTVAMLSSLITIIMVSYLIEVIFSRHLIPQSWDVLGGLQSKKQTEEENQPNNTDDRKLTFSTNL from the exons ATGGCAGTTGATATCCCTGGACTAGTATCTGtagtcattttttatgtttgcattcTGGCTATTGGAGTATGGGGATCTCACAAAGCCAAAAAAGTGGAGAAGACCTGCCCTGGAAGCAAGAGTGATGTTTCTATTATTGGTGGACGCAACATCAGTGTCTTAGTTGGGATTTTTACCATGACAG CCACATGGGTTGGTGGAGGTTATATCCTGGGAACTGCTGAAGCTGTTTATTCTCCAAATCAAGGTCTCATCTGGGCTATGGGCCCCCCtgcttactttttaaatttctttttgg GCGGACTGTTTTTTGCCAAACCAATGAGGTCCAAACGCTATGTGACCATGTTGGACCCGTTTCAGAATCGCTACGGCAACACGTTCACTGCAGTTCTCTTGGTTCCTGCCATTATCAGTGACATATTATGGGTATCATGCGTCCTTGCTGCGCTGG GAGGGACGATGAGCGTCATTCTGGGGCTGTCGTCGACCATTTCCATCATCATCTCTGCAGCTGTCTCCATCATCTACACGTTTCTCGGGGGCCTCTACTCAGTGGCATACACTGATATCATCCAgctttgttttatctttgtCAGCCTG tGGCTCTGCATTCCGTTTTTGGTGCTTAGCCCTGCAGTTGGTTCCATCTCACAAACACTTCCTCTGAACCAGACGGTTGGACATTCCTGGGTTGGACACCTGGAGTTGGAGGATGCGGGAAAATGGGTTGACCAAATGCTGCTGATG GTTCTTGGTGGACTTTCATATCAGGCTCTGTATCAGAGAATCCTCTCTGCAGCCTCATCGGTTCAGGCTCAGATCACATgttttgctgctgctggagcAGTTTTCCTTATGGGAATACCCTCAGTTGTAATTGGAATCCTGGCTGTCTCTGCAG ACTGGAACCAGACAGATTATGGCTTACCCCCGCCTTTTGAGCGCGGGGATTCAGGGAAGATCCTTCCACTTGCTCTGCAACAACTGACACCCACCTGGGTCTCAGTGCTGGGCATCGGTTCTGTGGCTGCGGCCGTAATGTCCTCCATGGATTCAGCCCTGCTGTCCTCAGCATCTTTGTTTACCAAAAACATATACAAGACCACTTTGAGGAGATCG GCCTCAGAGAGGGAGCTGCAGTGGGTCATCAAAGTCTCTGTGCTGATTGTGGGCTTGGCTGGGATGGGCTTGGCGTTCGGGGGCACCAGTGTGCTTGCTCTCTGGCTCATGAGCGGCGACCTCCTGTATTGCGTGATTTTCCCACAGCTGGTCTGCGTGTTGCACTTCCCCTACACCAACATCTACGGGGCTATAAGCGGCTTTCTCTCCGGTTTTCTTTTGCGCTTGCTGAGCGGCGAACCACTGCTCGCAATTCCCGCTGCACTCCTGTACCCTGGCTGGAAGGAAGAAAATGGAATTATCAGTCAACGCTTTCCTTACAGAACTGTGGCCATGCTGTCCTCCCTGATAACTATCATCATGGTGTCTTATTTGATAGAAGTGATCTTCTCTCGCCACCTAATTCCTCAGTCTTGGGACGTTCTTGGAGGGCTTCAATCCAAAAAGCAGACTGAGGAAGAAAACCAGCCCAACAACACTGATGATAGGAAGTTAACTTTTTCTACAAACCTCTGA
- the cfap161 gene encoding cilia- and flagella-associated protein 161, whose translation MAHVRTYRSKVKVGNWTEDELLQKDAMKEYLEKKEKGELYVQKIDLLRQNMLKPVNLSVTNDGDLHFGDVVMLVNVGAGNRDRSAVSIDADVNSLMTVPSPSIPVSCGVTAGRTIQPCTRTAFIVTSVDGNPEGSVLHFEQHFALRTLSGFAKGLYLTSDMRSFQKCAKKSHLQEVYLDESKCFLSCWKIVHLDPLERLEHEGLPVPANVKVLILHCKTNQALAVLGDQALWTTFGEEYEVTTHTFLDCHKLEQENNHWVLCTSDPAGNGLVLLNRQQ comes from the exons GATGCAATGAAAGAATATCTGGAGAAAAAGGAGAAGGGAGAGCTCTATGTACAGAAGATAGACCTTCTCAGGCAGAACATGTTGAAACCG GTGAACTTGTCAGTGACAAATGATGGAGATCTACACTTTGGAGATGTTGTGATGTTAGTGAACGTTGGAGCTGGGAACAGGGACCGCAGCGCTGTCAGCATTGACGCTGACGTGAATAGTTTAATGACTGTTCCATCTCCCAGCATTCCAGTGTCTTGTGGGGTCACTGCAGGAAGAACTATCCAACCATGCACACGCACTGCTTTTATCGTTACAAG TGTTGACGGGAATCCTGAAGGATCTGTGCTGCATTTTGAGCAACATTTTGCCTTGAGGACTTTGAGTGGTTTTGCCAAAGGG CTTTACTTGACTAGTGACATGAGAAGTTTCCAAAAG tgtgcaaaaaagtcccaccTCCAAGAAGTGTACCTGGATGAGAGCAAATGCTTTCTGTCATGCTGGAAAATAGTGCATTTGGATCCCCTGGAAAGACTTGAACATGAAGGACTTCCAGTTCCA GCTAATGTGAAAGTGTTGATCTTGCATTGCAAGACAAACCAGGCCCTTGCAGTTTTGGGAGATCAAGCTCTTTG GACAACATTTGGTGAAGAGTACGAGGTGACCACTCACACATTCCTGGACTGCCACAAACTCGAACAGGAAAACAATCACTGGGTGTTGTGCACCTCTGACCCTGCAGGAAATGGCCTTGTCCTTCTTAATCGCCAGCAGTAA